Proteins encoded by one window of Modestobacter marinus:
- a CDS encoding amidohydrolase family protein: protein MIIDCHGHYTTEPAALQEFRAAQLAALDDPAARAPEPPVIGDDELRASVEGNQLRVLRERGGDLMVLSPRASGMGHHVDDPETARVWAATSNDLVGRLVGLYPERFAGVCQLPQTPGGPLDDAVAELHRCVETLGFVGCNLNPDPSGGFWTAEPLTDEYWFPLYEAMVELDVPAMVHVSGSCNPVFHALGAHYLNADTTAFMQFLTGDLFTRFPTLRFVIPHGGGAVPYHWGRYRGLAERMGRPQPSTLLDNVFFDTCVYHQPGIDLLTRVVPVDNVLFASEMLGAVRGADPESGVGWDDTKVYVDRAGLTDTELSKVFEGNARRVYPRLDAQLTAAGK from the coding sequence GTGATCATCGACTGCCACGGTCACTACACGACCGAGCCGGCGGCGCTGCAGGAGTTCCGTGCGGCGCAGCTGGCCGCGCTGGACGACCCGGCCGCCAGGGCCCCCGAGCCGCCGGTGATCGGCGACGACGAGCTGCGCGCCAGCGTGGAGGGCAACCAGCTGCGGGTGCTCCGCGAGCGGGGCGGGGACCTGATGGTGCTGTCGCCGCGCGCCTCGGGGATGGGGCACCACGTCGATGACCCGGAGACCGCGCGGGTGTGGGCGGCGACGAGCAACGACCTCGTCGGCCGGCTGGTCGGGCTCTACCCGGAGCGCTTCGCCGGGGTCTGCCAGCTGCCGCAGACCCCGGGCGGTCCGCTGGACGACGCCGTGGCCGAGCTGCACCGGTGCGTGGAGACGCTGGGCTTCGTCGGCTGCAACCTCAACCCCGACCCCTCGGGCGGGTTCTGGACGGCGGAGCCGCTGACCGACGAGTACTGGTTCCCGCTCTACGAGGCGATGGTCGAACTGGACGTCCCCGCGATGGTGCACGTGTCCGGTTCGTGCAACCCGGTCTTCCACGCCCTCGGGGCGCACTACCTGAACGCCGACACCACGGCGTTCATGCAGTTCCTCACGGGCGACCTGTTCACCCGGTTCCCCACGCTGCGGTTCGTGATCCCGCACGGCGGCGGTGCCGTTCCGTACCACTGGGGGCGCTATCGCGGGCTCGCCGAGCGGATGGGCCGACCGCAGCCGTCGACGCTGCTGGACAACGTCTTCTTCGACACCTGCGTCTACCACCAGCCGGGCATCGACCTGCTGACCCGGGTCGTGCCGGTGGACAACGTGCTGTTCGCCTCGGAGATGCTCGGTGCCGTCCGCGGAGCCGATCCGGAGTCCGGTGTCGGCTGGGACGACACCAAGGTCTACGTCGACCGCGCCGGGCTGACCGACACCGAACTGTCCAAGGTCTTCGAGGGGAACGCGCGCCGCGTCTACCCCCGTCTGGATGCGCAGCTCACCGCTGCGGGGAAGTAG
- a CDS encoding ABC transporter substrate-binding protein: MSRLRLTFACGDYDRTRALAEGTILPDGIDLNYLRLPVEETFFRMMRHREFEVAEMSLSSYVKSLDSGGSPFVALPVYTSRQFRHTGVFVHADAGIERPEDLRGKIVGTPEWQLTAGVWIRGMLADQYGVPVDSVSYRTGGQETPGRIEKAAVDLGGAADLQPISEGETLSGMLADGRIDALQSPRVPSSFVPGGPVRRLFADPVAAEKQYFSETGIFPIMHVVVVRRDVYEANRWVAQSLTKALTLAKQQAMVELYDSSALRFMLPWLIPGLEEARSLLGEDYWSYGLEQNIDTLTTFLRYHHGQGLSRRRLDPEELFAPEALEAFVI; this comes from the coding sequence ATGTCCCGACTGCGGCTGACGTTCGCCTGCGGCGACTACGACCGGACCCGCGCCCTCGCCGAGGGCACGATCCTGCCCGACGGCATCGACCTGAACTACCTGCGGCTCCCGGTCGAGGAGACGTTCTTCCGGATGATGCGGCACCGGGAGTTCGAGGTGGCGGAGATGTCGCTGTCCTCCTACGTGAAGTCCCTGGACAGCGGGGGGTCGCCCTTCGTGGCCCTGCCGGTGTACACCTCCCGGCAGTTCCGGCACACCGGCGTCTTCGTGCACGCCGACGCCGGCATCGAGAGGCCGGAGGACCTGCGCGGCAAGATCGTCGGCACCCCGGAGTGGCAGCTGACCGCCGGCGTCTGGATCCGCGGCATGCTCGCCGACCAGTACGGCGTCCCGGTCGACTCGGTCAGCTACCGCACCGGGGGGCAGGAGACCCCGGGGCGGATCGAGAAGGCGGCGGTGGACCTGGGCGGAGCCGCCGACCTGCAGCCGATCTCGGAGGGGGAGACGCTCTCGGGGATGCTCGCCGACGGGCGGATCGACGCCCTGCAGAGCCCCCGGGTGCCGTCGTCGTTCGTTCCCGGCGGGCCGGTCCGCCGGCTGTTCGCCGACCCGGTGGCGGCGGAGAAGCAGTACTTCTCCGAGACCGGCATCTTCCCGATCATGCACGTCGTCGTGGTACGGCGTGACGTCTACGAGGCCAACCGCTGGGTGGCCCAGTCGCTGACCAAGGCGCTGACCCTGGCCAAGCAGCAGGCCATGGTCGAGCTCTACGACTCCTCGGCACTGCGGTTCATGCTGCCCTGGCTGATCCCGGGCCTGGAGGAGGCTCGGTCGCTGCTGGGCGAGGACTACTGGTCCTACGGGTTGGAGCAGAACATCGACACCCTGACCACGTTCCTCCGCTACCACCACGGACAGGGTCTGTCGAGGCGCCGGCTGGACCCGGAGGAGCTCTTCGCGCCGGAGGCGCTGGAGGCCTTCGTCATCTGA